A genome region from Nicotiana tabacum cultivar K326 chromosome 13, ASM71507v2, whole genome shotgun sequence includes the following:
- the LOC107799864 gene encoding protein SMAX1-LIKE 3-like, with protein MRTGGYTFQQSLTPESASIVKQAVNLARRRGHAQVTPLHVASAMLSSSSGLLKRACLQSHSHPLQCKALELCFNVALNRLPTSVSSPILGPHSHLPSLSNALVAAFKRAQAHQRRGSIENQQQPILALKVEIEQLVISILDDPSISRVMREAGFSSPQVKNNVEQVVSSLEICSKEITTKPVLVLGNTNMSQIASSASVLNLSLSKTGYQVKNDDVMSVVETMMKRKNTVIIGECLATAEGVVKGVIDKFDKGEVSGDMKHVQFISVPLFTLRNISREEFEIKLRELRTLVKNYMNRGVVLYLGDLRWVSEFWTKYGEQQRNMSYYSPVEHMIMELSRLLSGAIGENGRLWIIGIASFQTYIKCKSGHPSLQTLWDLYPLTIPAGSLALSLNLESDLHGHLRSKAAMDGSSWSLGKVGVEKQLNCCADCLANFNREAKTITSIQVKTESTTTYFSSSLPSWLQKYKDEHRQVNNDQEYEMMVNLCKKWNSICNSVHKRQPHFLEKGFSPLSSPSPCSSNSISSSNDHHMKSSSKLHKSLLNWPVIFESNQSPKEHQFFTSENEAETKPELLSNPNSSPNSASSSEASGYMENIDRFIELNSDNMKILCKALEKKVPWQKDIIPEIVTTILDCRSKKEESWLFFLGADSEGKEKISRELAKLVFGSEDSFISIGISSFSSSTRSDSTEEVSNKRSRNEHGKSYLERFVESIQENPSRVFLMEDIEQVGSFCQKGIKKAIETGSFTLADGDLVSFKDAIVIFSSESFSSVSRACSPLRKCDDDQLKEIKGQENGDEIVPSVLDLNIATEENGDENNLVSRDIGIWEAVDKQVIFKIQVL; from the exons ATGAGGACAGGTGGTTATACTTTTCAACAGTCATTAACTCCTGAATCAGCAAGTATAGTAAAACAAGCTGTAAACTTAGCTAGAAGAAGAGGACATGCACAAGTTACTCCTCTTCATGTAGCAAGTGCTATGCTTTCATCTTCCTCTGGACTTCTCAAAAGAGCTTGTCTTCAATCCCATTCTCATCCACTCCAATGCAAAGCACTTGAACTTTGCTTCAATGTTGCACTCAATAGACTTCCTACCTCAGTTTCATCTCCCATTTTAGGTCCTCATTCTCATCTCCCTTCTCTTTCTAATGCCTTAGTTGCTGCTTTCAAAAGGGCTCAAGCTCATCAACGTCGCGGATCGATAGAGAATCAACAACAGCCTATTTTAGCCCTTAAAGTAGAAATAGAACAGCTTGTTATTTCAATTCTTGATGATCCAAGTATTAGTAGAGTTATGCGGGAAGCTGGTTTTTCTAGTCCTCAAGTGAAAAATAATGTAGAGCAAGTTGTTTCTAGTTTGGAGATTTGCTCTAAGGAAATTACCACAAAGCCAGTACTAGTCCTAGGAAATACCAACATGTCACAAATAGCATCATCAGCTAGTGTTCTAAATTTGTCACTTAGTAAAACAGGATATCAAGTAAAGAATGATGATGTGATGAGTGTTGTGGAAACAATgatgaaaaggaaaaatacagtTATTATTGGAGAGTGTTTAGCAACAGCTGAGGGAGTTGTTAAAGGAGTTATAGATAAGTTTGATAAAGGAGAAGTTTCAGGAGATATGAAACATGTGCAGTTTATAAGTGTCCCACTTTTTACTTTAAGAAATATTTCAAGAGAAGAGTTTGAGATCAAACTTAGAGAGCTAAGGACTTTAGTGAAAAACTATATGAATAGAGGGGTTGTTTTGTATTTAGGTGATCTTAGGTGGGTGTCTGAGTTTTGGACAAAATATGGTGAACAACAAAGGAATATGAGCTACTATTCTCCTGTGGAGCATATGATAATGGAACTTAGTAGATTGTTGAGTGGTGCAATAGGGGAAAATGGAAGGCTGTGGATTATTGGAATTGCCAGTTTTCAAACTTACATAAAATGTAAAAGTGGTCATCCTTCATTGCAGACACTTTGGGATCTTTATCCTCTTACTATTCCTGCTGGAAGTTTGGCTCTTAGTCTCAACCTTGAGAG TGATTTGCATGGTCACTTGAGAAGCAAGGCAGCAATGGATGGTTCAAGCTGGTCACTTGGTAAAGTTGGAGTTGAGAAGCAACTGAATTGCTGTGCTGATTGTTTAGCCAATTTTAACAGAGAAGCTAAGACAATCACAAGTATACAAGTTAAAACTGAGTCAACAACTACTTACTTCAGCTCAAGTTTGCCTTCTTGGCTCCAAAAGTACAAGGATGAACACAGACAAGTTAACAATGATCAG GAATATGAGATGATGGTAAATCTCTGCAAGAAGTGGAACTCTATTTGCAATTCAGTTCATAAACGACAACCTCATTTCCTTGAGAAAGGCTTTAGTCCACTATCTTCACCATCTCCCTGTTCATCTAATTCAATATCCTCTTCAAATGACCATCACATGAAAAGCTCCAGCAAGTTGCATAAGAGCCTTTTGAATTGGCCTGTGATATTTGAATCAAATCAATCACCAAAAGAACACCAATTCTTCACATCTGAAAATGAGGCTGAAACCAAGCCAGAGCTTTTATCTAATCCCAATTCAAGTCCTAACTCAGCTTCCTCTAGTGAAGCAAGTGGATACATGGAGAATATTGATAGATTCATTGAGCTTAATTCAGACAACATGAAAATCCTTTGCAAGGCATTGGAGAAGAAAGTCCCATGGCAAAAAGACATAATTCCTGAGATAGTTACTACAATTCTTGATTGTAGGTCCAAAAAGGAAGAATCTTGGCTATTCTTTTTAGGTGCTGATTCTGAAGGCAAAGAGAAAATTTCAAGGGAGTTAGCAAAACTTGTTTTTGGTTCAGAAGATAGCTTTATTTCCATTGGAATTAGCAGTTTTTCATCATCAACAAGAtcagattcaactgaagaagtgAGTAACAAAAGATCAAGAAATGAACATGGGAAGAGTTATCTTGAGAGATTTgtagaatcaattcaagaaaatCCAAGTAGAGTTTTTTTAATGGAAGATATTGAGCAAGTTGGTTCTTTTTGTCAAAAGGGTATCAAGAAAGCTATAGAAACTGGAAGTTTTACACTTGCTGATGGTGATTTAGTGTCATTTAAGGATGCTATTGTCATTTTCAGTTCTGAGAGTTTTAGTTCAGTTTCTAGAGCTTGTTCTCCTCTAAGGAAATGTGATGATGATCAACTTAAGGAGATCAAAGGTCAAGAAAATGGAGATGAAATTGTTCCTTCAGTATTAGATTTGAATATTGCAACTGAGGAAAATGGAGATGAAAATAATTTGGTGTCTCGTGATATTGGCATTTGGGAAGCAGTGGACAAACAAGTCATTTTCAAGATTCAAGTCTTGTGA